In a genomic window of Echeneis naucrates chromosome 4, fEcheNa1.1, whole genome shotgun sequence:
- the pias4a gene encoding E3 SUMO-protein ligase PIAS4-A, which translates to MAAELVEAMNMVKSFRVSDLQTLLASMGRSKSGLKQDLVGRALRLVQTEYSPELLKNVRQLYESRFPKTSGWLAARRPEGVPVAYSPLSSSPTATSQGPDYLNGISKPLPTPAAEVKLVPLPFYQTLETLLPPTELISQNNEKLQDSQCIFELTPNQADQIRNATEIRPGIRSIQVVLRICYTDSIGVQEDQYPPNIAVKVNQSYCHVPGYYPSNKPGVEPRRPCRPVNITPWLHLSSVTNRVTITWGNFGKRYSVAVYLVRVFTAADLFSQLKLCSVESAERCRERIQDKLRFDPESEIATTGLRVSLICPLVKMRLGVPCRVLTCAHLQCFDAVFFLQMNEKKPTWTCPVCDKPAPFELLTIDGLLSEILKETSEDIEEIEYLTDGSWRPIRDDKERDRERERSNTPEYPVVDICIPEANGHSPAHSSTSLTGKSGSGSVGMAGVTGGPAVAPGGGAVVDLTLDSSSEEEGGGAGGDSEDTEDSADSPAPKRGRYNYDKDLVTAY; encoded by the exons ATGGCGGCCGAACTGGTGGAGGCGATG AACATGGTGAAAAGTTTCCGGGTCTCAGACCTGCAGACGCTGCTGGCCTCAATGGGCCGCAGCAAAAGTGGGCTGAAGCAGGACCTGGTGGGACGCGCACTGAGGCTGGTCCAGACCGAGTACAGCCCAGAGCTTCTGAAAAATGTCAGACAGCTCTATGAGTCGCGCTTCCCCAAAACATCTGGCTGGCTGGCAGCACGGCGTCCAGAGGGTGTCCCAGTTGCTTACTCACCCCTCAGCTCCTCCCCCACTGCCACCTCTCAGGGCCCAGACTACCTCAATGGCATTTCCAAACCGCTCCCCACACCTGCAGCAGAGGTCAAGCTGGTGCCGCTTCCCTTCTACCAAACTTTGGAGACACTGTTGCCACCAACAGAGCTAA TTTCCCAGAACAATGAGAAACTGCAGGACAGTCAATGCATATTTGAGTTAACACCAAACCaagcagatcagatcagaaatGCCAC tGAAATTCGTCCAGGAATCAGATCAATCCAAGTGGTTCTGAG AATCTGTTACACAGACTCCATTGGTGTCCAGGAGGACCAGTATCCCCCCAACATTGCTGTCAAAGTTAACCAGTCCTACTGTCATGTACCA GGCTATTATCCATCAAATAAGCCTGGAGTGGAACCCCGTCGTCCCTGTCGACCTGTGAACATTACTCCTTGGTTGCATCTCTCCAGTGTCACCAACAGAGTCACCATAACCTGGGGGAACTTTGGCAAG CGGTACTCAGTGGCAGTGTATTTAGTGAGGGTCTTTACTGCAGCAGACCTCTTCAGCCAACTCAAACTCTGCTCTGTTGAGAGTGCAGAACGCTGTCGTGAACGCA TACAAGACAAACTACGTTTTGACCCAGAGAGTGAAATAGCAACCACAGGGCTCCGGGTTTCTCTTATCTGTCCA CTGGTAAAGATGCGGCTCGGTGTGCCATGTCGAGTTTTAACTTGTGCCCATCTTCAGTGTTTCGACGCAGTCTTTTTtctgcaaatgaatgaaaagaagcCCACGTGGACATGCCCTGTTTGCGACAAACCTGCTCCCTTTGAGCTGCTCACTATTGATGG GCTGCTTTCTGAGATTCTGAAAGAGACAAGTGAGGACATCGAAGAGATTGAGTACCTGACTGATGGTTCCTGGCGACCTATCAGAGATGACAAGGAGAGGGACAGGGAAAGGGAACGCAGCAACACACCAGAGTACCCTGTTGTTGATATAT GCATTCCTGAAGCGAACGGTCATTCACCGGCTCACAGCAGCACCAGCCTGACGGGCAAATCTGGGAGTGGTTCTGTGGGGATGGCAGGAGTCACAGGAGGACCCGCTGTGGCACCAGGAGGAGGTGCAGTGGTGGATCTGACTCTTGACTCCTCATCTGAGGAGGAAGGGGGCGGGGCAGGAGGAGACAgtgaggacacagaggacagcgCTGACAGTCCTGCCCCAAAGAGGGGCCGATACAACTACGACAAGGACCTGGTCACTGCTTACTGA
- the map2k2a gene encoding dual specificity mitogen-activated protein kinase kinase 2a encodes MAPKRRPVPLNITPIGEGQATSNTIDAASEANLEALQKKLGELDLDEQQRKRLEAFLTQKAQVGELKDEDFDPICELGAGNGGVVNKVRHKPSGLVMARKLIHLEIKPAIRNQIIRELQVLHECNSPYIVGFYGAFYSDGEISICMEHMDGGSLDQVLKEARRIPEEILGKVSIAVLRGLAYLREKHQIMHRDVKPSNILVNSRGEIKLCDFGVSGQLIDSMANSFVGTRSYMSPERLQGTHYSVQSDVWSMGLSLVELAIGRYPIPPPDTKELEAIFGRVVMDGAEGEPHTNMQRPRPPGRPVSGHGMDSRPAMAIFELLDYIVNEPPPKLPHGVFTNDFQDFVTKCLIKNPAERADLKMLMSHTFIKRSEVEEVDFAGWLCKTMGLNQPSTPTRSTE; translated from the exons ATGGCTCCCAAAAGAAGACCAGTACCCCTGAACATAACGCCAATTGGGGAGGGACAGGCCACCTCCAACACCATTGATGCTGCATCTGA AGCCAACCTTGAGGCTTTACAGAAGAAACTGGGAGAGCTGGACctggatgagcagcagaggaaacgaCTGGAAGCCTTCCTCACCCAGAAAGCTCAGGTTGGGGAGCTCAAAGATGAGGATTTTGATCCCATATGCGAGTTGGGGGCCGGGAACGGAGGAGTGGTCAACAAGGTCCGCCACAAACCGTCTGGTTTGGTCATGGCTCGAAAG TTGATCCATCTGGAAATCAAGCCTGCCATCAGAAACCAGATAATCAGAGAGCTGCAGGTGTTGCATGAATGCAATTCGCCCTACATTGTGGGCTTCTATGGGGCCTTTTACAGCGATGGAGAGATCAGCATCTGTATGGAGCATATG GATGGTGGATCCTTGGACCAGGTCTTGAAGGAAGCCAGAAGAATCCCAGAAGAAATCCTGGGAAAAGTTAGCATAGCT GTATTGAGAGGTTTAGCCTACCTGCGGGAGAAGCACCAGATCATGCACAGAG ATGTGAAGCCCTCCAACATTCTGGTCAACTCTCGTGGGGAGATCAAGCTGTGTGACTTTGGTGTGAGTGGCCAGCTCATAGATTCCATGGCCAACTCCTTTGTTGGAACGCGCTCCTACATGTCG CCGGAGAGACTGCAGGGCACTCATTATTCGGTTCAGTCTGACGTGTGGAGCATGGGTCTGTCACTGGTGGAGCTGGCGATTGGCCGTTACCCCATCCCCCCACCAGACACCAAAGAGCTGGAAGCCATCTTTGGACGTGTTGTTATGGATGGAGCTGAGGGAGAACCTCACACCAACATGCAGAGGCCCAGACCACCAGGCAGGCCTGTGAGCG GACATGGGATGGACAGTAGACCTGCCATGGCAATCTTTGAACTTTTGGACTACATTGTAAATGAG CCACCACCTAAACTGCCACATGGTGTCTTCACCAATGACTTCCAGGACTTTGTGACAAAATG TTTGATTAAAAACCCAGCTGagagagctgatctgaagatgTTGATG AGTCACACATTCATCAAACGATCAGAAGTGGAAGAAGTGGACTTTGCGGGCTGGTTGTGCAAAACCATGGGGCTCAACCAACCCAGTACCCCCACCCGAAGCACCGAGTGA